From Trichoplusia ni isolate ovarian cell line Hi5 chromosome 11, tn1, whole genome shotgun sequence, the proteins below share one genomic window:
- the LOC113498474 gene encoding zinc finger protein 2-like, with protein sequence MYLNHSHIKVIKECHICGFIFASQGGLAKHLRCTHKIDAAKTVFCNICNEGFHDKRQLKPHFMKVHLKVSYTCQFCKKVFKAKESYRRHIVFKHPNANHFNTQTQKCDQCNETFKDEFELCRHINGVHGRPEDELKEEKEVSIKNEDLDIKDCFQCTKCPETYLTWEHLKLHYEQNHHNVEETQCQICGEILPGNELQKHIKTLHTDTEMQCKYCEFKTNIRVSLTQHMLRHKNAETIHCDYAGCKYKTFYDGAMDKHRRKHADQGVKLQCSQCPFQTMNKYILKYHEEAHETGKKRYMCDQCDYATILPANLVQHKYKHSTEKRFKCEVCPFATKYNTSLRFHVRKKHCDLPTFS encoded by the coding sequence ATGTACTTAAACCATTCTCATATAAAAGTTATCAAGGAGTGTCATATCTGCGGCTTCATTTTTGCATCCCAAGGAGGCTTAGCAAAGCATTTAAGATGTACACACAAAATAGATGCGGCAAAAACCGTGTTCTGCAATATATGCAATGAGGGTTTCCATGATAAACGGCAATTGAAACCGCATTTCATGAAAGTGCATTTAAAAGTCTCCTACACTTGccaattttgtaaaaaagtgtTCAAAGCGAAAGAGAGTTATCGACGACATATAGTATTTAAGCATCCCAATGCCAATCATTTTAATACTCAGACACAGAAATGTGATCAATGTAACGAGACATTCAAAGATGAATTTGAATTATGTAGGCATATAAATGGTGTTCACGGTCGGCCAGAAGATGAActgaaagaagaaaaagaagtgtcgattaaaaatgaagatttaGATATTAAAGACTGTTTCCAATGCACCAAGTGTCCGGAAACATATTTGACATGGGAGCATTTAAAGTTGCACTACGAGCAAAATCATCACAACGTTGAAGAGACACAGTGTCAAATATGCGGGGAAATTCTCCCAGGCAATGAGCTACAGAAGCACATAAAAACTTTGCACACAGATACAGAAATGCAGTGTAAATACTGTGAGTTTAAAACGAATATTAGGGTTAGCTTAACACAGCATATGTTGAGGCATAAGAATGCTGAGACGATACACTGTGACTATGCTGGatgtaaatacaaaacattttacgatGGTGCAATGGACAAGCATAGACGGAAACATGCAGACCAGGGAGTCAAACTCCAATGCAGCCAGTGTCCATTCCAGACGATgaataagtacattttaaagtacCATGAGGAAGCTCACGAAACTGGCAAGAAGAGGTACATGTGTGATCAATGTGATTATGCAACAATACTGCCAGCGAACTTAGTCCAACACAAATATAAGCATTCTACGGAGAAACGGTTCAAATGTGAAGTGTGCCCATTTGCAACGAAGTATAATACTTCACTACGATTCCATGTTAGGAAGAAACACTGTGATCTCCCCACATTCagttaa